A section of the Fusobacterium sp. DD2 genome encodes:
- the mglA gene encoding galactose/methyl galactoside ABC transporter ATP-binding protein MglA: MENCKYLLEMNNICKEFPGVKALDGATLKVRPHSVHALMGENGAGKSTLMKCLFGIYEKDSGEILFEGKPINFKSSKEALENGVSMVHQELNQVLQRNVLDNIWLGRYPKKGLFIDEKKMYEDTKKIFNDLGINVDPRSKMGDLPVSARQMVEIAKAVSYNSKIIIMDEPTSSLTEKEVEHLFTIIRKLREKGCGIVYISHKMEEIKMISDDITILRDGKWIGTKSVADLTTDQIISMMVGRDLTNRFPPKDNKVEEMILKVEGLTAKNQPSIKDISFELHKGEILGVAGLVGAKRTDIVETLFGIREKESGRIFIHGNEVKNNTPNEAIKNGFSLVTEERRATGIYSVLNICFNSTISNLDHYKKSKFSLLSNKSLKTDTQWVIDSMHVKTPSQRTTIGSLSGGNQQKVILGRWLLTEPEILMLDEPTRGIDVLAKYEIYQLMIDLAKKGKGIIMVSSEMPELLGVTDRILVMSNGRVAGIVKTSETNQEEIMALSAKYL; encoded by the coding sequence ATGGAAAACTGCAAATATTTACTGGAAATGAATAACATATGTAAGGAATTTCCAGGTGTAAAAGCATTGGATGGAGCAACTTTAAAAGTCAGACCACATTCAGTTCATGCACTTATGGGAGAAAACGGAGCTGGAAAATCAACTCTGATGAAATGTCTCTTTGGAATATATGAAAAAGATTCTGGAGAAATTTTATTTGAAGGAAAACCCATAAATTTTAAATCTTCTAAAGAAGCACTTGAAAATGGAGTATCAATGGTTCACCAAGAATTGAATCAGGTTTTACAAAGAAATGTTCTCGATAACATTTGGCTTGGAAGATATCCGAAAAAAGGACTTTTTATAGATGAAAAGAAAATGTATGAAGATACTAAAAAGATATTTAATGATTTAGGTATCAATGTTGACCCTCGTTCTAAAATGGGGGATCTACCAGTTTCTGCAAGACAGATGGTAGAGATTGCTAAAGCTGTTTCATACAATTCAAAAATAATAATAATGGATGAGCCTACTTCTTCGTTAACTGAAAAAGAGGTTGAACATCTATTTACAATAATCAGAAAACTTAGAGAAAAAGGTTGTGGAATAGTTTATATTTCTCACAAAATGGAAGAGATCAAAATGATTTCTGATGATATAACTATTCTAAGAGACGGTAAATGGATTGGAACTAAATCAGTTGCAGATCTTACAACTGACCAAATCATCAGTATGATGGTTGGTAGAGACCTTACAAATCGTTTCCCACCTAAAGACAATAAAGTTGAAGAAATGATTCTAAAGGTTGAAGGACTTACAGCTAAAAATCAACCTTCGATTAAAGACATATCATTTGAACTACATAAAGGTGAAATTCTTGGTGTAGCAGGACTAGTTGGAGCAAAGAGAACTGACATAGTTGAAACTCTTTTTGGAATTAGAGAAAAGGAAAGCGGAAGAATATTTATACATGGTAATGAGGTTAAAAACAATACACCTAATGAAGCAATCAAAAATGGATTCTCATTAGTTACAGAGGAACGTAGAGCAACTGGTATCTACAGCGTATTAAATATCTGTTTTAACTCTACAATATCAAACCTTGATCACTATAAGAAGAGTAAATTCTCTCTACTTAGCAATAAAAGTTTGAAAACAGACACTCAATGGGTAATTGACAGTATGCACGTTAAAACTCCTTCACAAAGAACAACAATCGGTTCTTTATCAGGAGGTAACCAACAAAAAGTTATTTTAGGTAGATGGCTTCTTACTGAACCTGAAATTCTTATGCTTGATGAACCTACAAGAGGTATAGACGTACTTGCTAAGTATGAAATATATCAACTTATGATTGATTTGGCTAAAAAAGGAAAAGGTATTATCATGGTTTCTTCTGAAATGCCTGAACTGTTAGGAGTAACTGACAGAATATTAGTAATGAGTAATGGTAGAGTAGCTGGAATAGTTAAAACTTCTGAAACAAATCAGGAAGAAATTATGGCTTTATCAGCTAAATACCTATAA
- the mglB gene encoding galactose/glucose ABC transporter substrate-binding protein MglB, protein MKKTGLFLGALLLAAGLAGCGDKPAEQAKSAAPEQKKLNIGFTAYKYDDNFIALFRKVVQEEADKMKDKVNLTMNDSQNAQQIQNDQIDAMLSKGVDGLAINLVDPAAGETVMKKIKAEGVPLVFYNKKPARSVLDAYDKAYYVGIDPNAQGVAQGELIMKAWKANPDLDLNKDGVIQYVMIKGEPGHPDAEARTIYSVKTLNDNGIPTEQLALDAAMWDTAAAKDKMDAWLSSPIGDKIEVVICNNDSMAFGAIEALKAAGKKLPVFGVDALPEALVKIKDGEMAGTVLNDAKGQGVGTWDMVVNLAEGKDPTAGTDFKLDNKELLIPSIGIDKDNVDQFDK, encoded by the coding sequence ATGAAAAAAACAGGACTTTTTTTAGGAGCATTATTATTAGCAGCTGGTTTAGCTGGATGTGGAGACAAACCTGCTGAACAAGCAAAATCTGCAGCACCTGAACAAAAAAAACTAAACATTGGATTTACTGCTTACAAGTATGATGACAACTTTATCGCACTTTTCAGAAAAGTAGTTCAAGAAGAAGCTGACAAGATGAAAGACAAAGTTAATCTTACTATGAACGACTCACAAAACGCTCAACAAATCCAAAACGACCAAATCGATGCAATGCTATCTAAAGGTGTAGATGGACTTGCTATCAACTTAGTTGACCCAGCAGCTGGTGAAACTGTTATGAAAAAAATCAAAGCTGAAGGAGTACCATTAGTATTCTACAACAAGAAACCTGCAAGATCAGTTCTTGATGCTTATGACAAAGCATATTATGTTGGTATCGACCCTAACGCTCAAGGAGTTGCTCAAGGTGAATTAATTATGAAAGCTTGGAAAGCAAATCCTGATTTAGACCTTAACAAAGACGGAGTTATCCAATATGTTATGATTAAAGGAGAACCAGGACACCCAGACGCTGAAGCAAGAACTATTTATTCAGTAAAAACTTTAAATGACAATGGAATCCCTACTGAGCAATTAGCTCTAGATGCTGCTATGTGGGATACTGCAGCAGCAAAAGACAAAATGGATGCATGGTTATCATCTCCTATAGGAGATAAAATTGAAGTTGTTATCTGTAACAACGACAGTATGGCATTTGGTGCTATAGAAGCTTTAAAAGCTGCTGGTAAGAAACTTCCAGTATTTGGTGTTGACGCTCTTCCAGAAGCATTAGTTAAAATTAAAGATGGAGAAATGGCAGGAACTGTTCTTAACGACGCTAAAGGTCAAGGTGTAGGAACTTGGGATATGGTAGTTAACTTAGCAGAAGGTAAAGACCCTACAGCTGGAACAGATTTCAAACTAGACAATAAAGAATTATTAATTCCTAGTATTGGAATTGACAAAGATAACGTTGATCAATTCGACAAATAA
- a CDS encoding molecular chaperone, protein MKKIVLILLLIISTVSLSLDFSIYPTRFEFDLSKMNTEELFIVNNTTVPLRIEIFPEVDKNFGEEYNLNDNIKIFPKKVSVKPGGKQIVRFRVTPKKEDGEFKSYITFKEQEKKTTTSESSSDAISSNIGILAEISIPVYGMGNNVNVSGEITKLNYFKRGNSLQMDATVVSKGNSALKLSYSLEDRATGKVYQGKLGNSSRTGESLVSAAVYLENKNMHSALLTIRDETGKVYYKKDISI, encoded by the coding sequence ATGAAAAAAATAGTATTAATCTTATTATTAATTATCTCAACTGTATCATTGTCACTTGATTTCTCAATCTATCCAACAAGATTTGAGTTTGATCTGAGTAAGATGAACACAGAGGAGCTATTCATAGTAAATAATACTACTGTTCCTTTGAGAATAGAGATTTTTCCAGAAGTTGATAAGAATTTTGGAGAGGAATATAACCTTAATGACAATATAAAAATATTTCCCAAGAAGGTATCAGTAAAACCTGGAGGAAAACAGATAGTGAGATTCAGAGTTACTCCTAAAAAAGAGGATGGAGAGTTTAAAAGTTACATTACCTTTAAGGAGCAGGAGAAGAAAACCACAACATCTGAAAGTTCTTCAGATGCCATCTCATCTAATATAGGGATACTTGCAGAGATATCAATACCTGTATATGGAATGGGAAACAATGTAAATGTTTCAGGAGAGATAACAAAATTAAACTACTTTAAAAGGGGAAATAGCTTGCAGATGGATGCAACAGTTGTTTCAAAAGGAAATAGTGCATTAAAACTAAGTTATAGCCTTGAGGATAGAGCTACTGGAAAGGTATATCAAGGTAAGCTTGGAAACTCTTCAAGAACAGGAGAGTCTCTTGTAAGTGCAGCAGTATATCTTGAAAATAAAAATATGCACAGTGCACTTTTAACTATAAGAGATGAAACAGGAAAAGTTTATTACAAGAAAGATATTTCCATATAA
- the mglC gene encoding galactose/methyl galactoside ABC transporter permease MglC, which produces MALRTKDGNIDFKKLFIESGLYLVLFIMLVLIIIKEPSFLSIRNFKNILTQSSVRLIIALGIAGLIVTTGTDLSAGRQVGFAAVISASLLQAATTAHKVYPSIQDFPIIGAILVVMFVGMIIGAVNGIVVAKLNVHPFIATLGSMTAVYGINSLYYDFAGGSPISGFDPKYSSFAQGYFQIGDFTLPYLIIYSLIATIIMWILWNKTKFGKNVFAVGGNIEAAKVSGVNVTLTLVELYALSGIFYAFGGFLEAGRIGSATNNLGFMYEMDAIAACVIGGVSFYGGVGKISGVVTGVIILTVINYGLTYVGVNPYWQYIIKGVIIVGAVAFDAIKYAKKK; this is translated from the coding sequence ATGGCCCTACGTACAAAAGATGGAAATATTGATTTTAAGAAACTTTTTATAGAAAGCGGATTGTATCTTGTTTTATTTATAATGCTTGTGTTAATTATTATTAAGGAACCTTCATTCCTTAGTATAAGAAACTTTAAAAACATTTTAACTCAATCTTCAGTTAGACTTATAATAGCACTTGGAATTGCTGGACTTATCGTTACAACAGGTACAGACCTGTCAGCTGGTAGACAAGTTGGATTTGCTGCTGTTATCTCTGCATCACTTCTTCAAGCAGCTACTACTGCTCATAAGGTTTATCCTTCAATTCAGGATTTTCCAATTATAGGTGCAATACTTGTAGTTATGTTTGTTGGTATGATTATAGGTGCTGTCAACGGTATCGTTGTTGCAAAACTTAATGTTCACCCATTCATTGCTACATTGGGAAGTATGACTGCGGTATATGGTATTAACTCATTGTATTATGACTTTGCTGGTGGTTCACCTATCTCTGGATTTGATCCTAAGTACTCATCATTTGCTCAAGGATATTTCCAAATTGGAGATTTCACTCTTCCATATTTGATTATCTATTCATTAATAGCTACTATAATCATGTGGATATTGTGGAATAAAACAAAATTTGGTAAAAACGTATTTGCTGTTGGAGGAAATATAGAAGCTGCTAAAGTATCTGGAGTTAACGTAACTCTAACTCTTGTAGAACTATATGCTCTATCAGGTATCTTCTATGCATTTGGTGGTTTCCTAGAAGCAGGACGTATTGGATCAGCTACTAACAACTTAGGATTCATGTATGAAATGGACGCTATCGCAGCATGCGTTATCGGTGGAGTTTCATTCTATGGTGGTGTTGGTAAGATATCAGGAGTTGTAACTGGAGTTATCATTTTAACAGTTATTAACTATGGACTAACTTATGTTGGAGTTAACCCTTACTGGCAATATATCATCAAAGGTGTAATCATAGTTGGAGCAGTTGCATTTGACGCTATCAAATATGCTAAGAAAAAATAA